The window TCACACCGGACCTGctcaacaccacccaccatgcctcAACACGCCcgcgtcgaggaggtcgacTCCGACCCCGATGAGGTCGCCCCCTCCGACTTTGATGACAACGACAACGTCATCATTGCCCCCGCCGACATCCCCTCGCGCGCACCGGCAAACCCCACGCCCAACGtggccaacatggccaacaTGGCGAACATGGCCAATGCCGCCAATGAGGCCCAGATGGCCGAACCCCAGCGCGAGATCCCCAAACACTTCCAATGCCTGTATCCCATCTACTTCGACAAGACCCGTTCGCGCGCCGAGGGCCGCAAGGTGGGCGCCGAGCTGGCGGTGGAAAATCCGCTGGCTCGCGAAATCGCCGATGCGGCGCAGACGCTCGGATTGCAGGTCGGTCTGGAGCCGGAGAAGTTGCATCCGAAGGACTGGGCGAACCCCGGACGCGTGCGTGTGTTGCTGAAGAATGAGGATGGAAAGTCGATGAATTCCAAGATTAAGAATAGTGCgtatttctctctctctctctctctctctctctctctgcaCAACCATTGGGTCCTGCAGAAACTGACTGACCCTTGCTATTCTCCAGAG of the Penicillium psychrofluorescens genome assembly, chromosome: 1 genome contains:
- a CDS encoding uncharacterized protein (ID:PFLUO_001269-T1.cds;~source:funannotate), which encodes MPQHARVEEVDSDPDEVAPSDFDDNDNVIIAPADIPSRAPANPTPNVANMANMANMANAANEAQMAEPQREIPKHFQCLYPIYFDKTRSRAEGRKVGAELAVENPLAREIADAAQTLGLQVGLEPEKLHPKDWANPGRVRVLLKNEDGKSMNSKIKNKHHLYILVAEYLKAHPTNEKSPYRLRIRGLPVPDKLPDAPSAPRGWKIGKILPIHSPAYSGGGVSDNPLQDAMAEMQSMGGMPGMPAIPGMPGMDMGGPSGPGGGGAEKKKKEKKKGKA